Below is a window of Candidatus Kinetoplastibacterium oncopeltii TCC290E DNA.
AATGGGTGGGCGTTTAGATGCAGTTAATATTATCGATTCTGACTGTTCAATTGTTACAAATATTGGTCTTGATCATGTGGAATGGTTAGGTGAATCTAGGGAACTCATAGGGTTAGAAAAATCTCATATTTATAGAAAAAATAAACCAGCTATTTGCGGTGATATTAGTCCTCCTATATCTTTATTAGATTATGTTGATAAGATAGAAGCAGACTTTATTTTGGTTGATAGGGATTTCAAATACTCAACTAATGATAATAATACTTGGTCTTACTGCAGTAAATATTATGAATTTGATAAACTGCCGTATCCGAAAATGTTAGGAAAATATCAGTTGTTAAATGTATCGATGGCGTTAACAGCAATAGGATCAGTCAAAGATAGATTGAATATTTCATATGAAAATATAAGTAATGGAATCTTAAATTCTTTTCTGCCTTGCAGATTTCAAATTATTAGGAATAATCCTACCATTATTTTAGATGTTGCTCATAATGCACATGCTGCTAATTCTTTAGTAGCAAATCTTGCTGATAATAATGGTTTTTCTAAAACACATGTAGTAATAGGAATGTTAAAGGATAAAAACATATTGGAAGTTGTGAAAATATTAGATTCTTATGTTGATTATTGGTATTGTTGCAGTACTTTTGGCGCTAGAGGTTTATCTTCAGATTTACTATTCAATATCATTAAAGATAATTTAGAATCAGCAAACGTGATATGTTGCCCTAATGTTATTGATGCATTTAATACTGCACTTCAAAATTCCGATCAAAATGATCGTATACTAGTTTTTGGGTCTTTTTTAACTGTTAGTGATATTTATCAATTATATTTGAGATAATATCTGCAAATTACAATCTAATTTATTAGTAAAATTCTATGTTAACTGTTAGTGATATTTATCAATTATATTTGAGATAATATCTGCAAATTACAATCTAATTTATTAGTAAAATTCTATGTAGAATTTTTACTATCTAGTCTAATTATGCAAATTCTGTTATCTTACAATTGAAGGCTCAAATAAAATTTTATTTTTTATAATTTTTGATTTTGAAATTTTATTGCAGTAATTAATTTAATCTTTATTAATATGATTGCATTCTATTTTTGTATTTATAAATTAGTAGATATATTTATTTGGTAATAAAGTGAATCTTTTTGATTATATCTTAACCGGTGTATTGCTGGTTTCTTGCATAACTGGATACTTTCGTGGTTTTGTAAGAGAGTTGTTTTCTTTTTTTTCTTATTTCATATCATTCTTATTAACTATATTATTTGCACCGGATGTTAATTATTTTATTGAAAGATACATAGACTCTCAGTTAATTAGCATTTGTTTATCTTATTTAGTTGTGTTTTTTTCTGTTTTATTAGCATGTAGTTTTATTAATATTTTAATATCATTCTTTGTCGTTAAGACAGGAATGTCCTCTATTGATCGTGCATTAGGTGTTGTCTTTGGAGTATTGCGTGGCTTATTATTGATTCTGTTATTTTTGTTATGTTGTAGTATGTTGTCCACAGAGTATTGGTTTATGGATTCAGTTCTCGTAAAACCAGCTATGGATCTAGTTTATAAAATTAGGGAATTTCTACTATCAGAGATTTAAAAATCTCATTAATAGAAATCTTAATATCATTAGGAATTATTTTATGTGTGGAATAGTTGGTGTCGTGGGACGTAGTCAGGTAAATCAGCTGTTATATGATAGTTTGTTGCTTTTACAACATAGGGGGCAAGATGCAGCTGGTATAGCCACATCTGATAATAGGCAGTTTTATCTTCATAAATCACATGGTCTTGTGAGAGATGTTTTTCGTACCCATAATATGCTTTCTTTACCAGGTAATTGTGGTATAGGACAAGTAAGATATCCTACATCTGGATCTAATGTAAATGAACAAGAAGCACAACCATTTTATGTTAATGCACCTTTCGGTATTATGTTTGCGCATAATGGTAATTTGACTAACTGGCAAGAATTAAGAGAATCTTTATTTAGAGTTGATTTGCGACATATAAACACTAATTCTGATTCAGAAGTTCTGCTTAATGTGTTTGCTAATGAATTACAATCAGCTGTTCATGGAGTTGTTCTTGATGAAAATTCAATTTTCCAAGCTATATCTGGTGTTCATAGACGGGTAAGAGGTGCTTATGCCGTTGTATCAATTATTTCAGGTTATGGATTAGTTGCTTTCCGTGACGTTAATGGTATACGTCCACTATGTATTGGAAGACAGGAGACAAATAAGGGTACTGAATGGATGGTTGCATCAGAATCAGTTGCTTTAGAAGGTAATGGATTTACTTTTGTTCGTGATATAGATCCAGGTGAAGCTATATTTATAGATTTGGATGGTAATTTATTTAGTAAACAATGTGCAGAAAACCATAAACTTTCTCCATGTATATTTGAATATATATATTTCTCACGCCCTGATTCTTTTATGGATAGAGTTCCCGTGTATGATGCTAGACTAAAAATGGGTGAATATTTAGCTAAAAAATTAACTAAATATGTAAATTCCGGAGATATAGACGTTGTTATACCCATACCAGATTCTTCACGTCCTGCAGCAATGCAATTAGCTCATTCTTTGAACCTTGATTATCGTGAAGGTCTTATAAAGAACAGATACGTTGGAAGAACTTTTATTATGCCTGGTCAGGCTATGCGTAGGAAATCAGTTAGGCAGAAATTAAATACAATAAGTATGGAATTTAAGAATAAAAATGTTTTATTAGTAGATGATTCTATTGTTCGCGGTACTACTAGTAAAGAGATTGTAGAGATGGCACGCTCATCTGGAGCAAATAAAGTTTATTTTGCATCAGCTGCAGCTCAAATAAAGTATCAAAATGTTTATGGTATAGACATGCCTACTCAAAATGAGCTTATAGCTGCTAACAGAACAGACGAAGAGATTGCAAAATTCATAGGGGCAGATGCATTAATTTATCAGGATATTGAGGACATGAAGAAATCCATTACTGATATCAATAATTCTCTTACAAATTTTGATGCTTCTTGTTTTGATGGAAAATATATAACTGGGGATATAGATTCCAATTATTTAGCTAATTTAAGCAATAGTAGAGTATCTTAATAAGTATCGTTGTTAAAAATAAAAACAGCAAGTTTCCTATAATGCATAGGACATGCTGTTTTTATTTTTACCTAAAAAGAAATATGGTTAATTAGTATTTCTTATAGCTGCTGATATTGCTATAACTGCTAATATTACAAATAAAGATAAGCTCCATACGAAATATTCGACACCAAATAAGAAAACAGGATCATCTGCACATGATGAATATACACTAAACAACCAAGGAATTGATGAATCAAATCCTGTGCTGTTAATTAATGTATCTGCTGGTGTTGTCATACATGATAAACTCTCAGAATAAGATACCTTTTGCATATATGCAGCCCATACACCAAACACACTTAATGCTGATATTATTATAGCTATAATTCTAGACAATATATCACTTCTTACATAGTAGCCTAAGAATGAAACAATCCCTATTATAAAAAAAATAAAACGTTGTACAATACACCAAGAACATGGCTTCATATCAAATACATGTTGAGATATAAGAGCTGCGAATATCGAAGTGAAGCAAAGTATAGAAACCAAAATAAATAATTTATTACGATAAGTCTTTTGCATAATAGGCTCTATAAAATCTTAGTATAAGTAAAATTATCTTTTGTATATAATTTTGAATTATAGAAAAGTTCTAACTAATTCATTTACACCAGCCCAACAAATTTGAACTCCAAGACAAAGCATAATAAAGGAAGAAAGCTTCATAAATACAGTAGTACCGCTTCGTCCCAATTTATTTAACATCTGCGCTGAAAATTTCATACATATATAAAGTATCGATGATAGTAAAAGTATAGCTAAAACAGACCCCGATAATTTCATGGTTATTGTATTAATACTATTAGTACTCTCGATTAGATAAATACCTACTGCTATAGCACCTGATATAGCTCCTGGCCCAAAAGCTACAGGAAATGTTAAAGGATAAAATGCTCGAGAATTTGCTTGCTCTAAACTCATTAATTCTTGTTTTTCATCTACAATAGATTTTCCTTCGTCTGAAGAAGTTATAAGGTTCCAGGCACTGAATATTATTAATGTTCCACCACCTAGCCTTACAATTGGTAAGGATATTCCAAATAAGGCTAATATAGCATTTCCAATCAATAATGTAGCCACTAGCATAATAGCTACGTTACTAGCAACTTTTTTTGCTAACATTAACCTTGTATCCGGCGATGCATTTTCTGTCATGGAAAGAAATATTGGAGCAATTGCTGGTGGATTCAAAAAAGGAAGCAATGTTCCAAAAGTGAATAAAAAACTTTTTGTTAAGGGGGATAAGAATTCTGAAAGTAGCATAATTTAAGTAAATTGAAAATTAAACGATTATTTTGTGTCATTAGACATACTGCTAATTACGAGTTAATTAAAATTCTAAAAAGAATATGTGGTAATAATTTCTCCTCGCTCTTAATAATTTTGCGCATTTAAAATTTAACTAAGTCAATTGACATGACAGATCGATTATAACAGATTTATTTAAAATATATCTCGATTATCAATAAATGATGGTGGTTTTGGTGTTCCTGATGACAAAGTTAAAACTTCATATCCGGTATCAGTTACGCATATTGTATGCTCCCACTGTGCAGAAAGACTATGATCGCTTGTTACTATTGTCCATCCATCTGACAATTGTTTTATTCCTTTTTTTCCTGCATTTATCATTGGTTCTATTGTAATTAGCATACCAGTTTTTAATAATTCTCCGGTATTAGGTTTCCCATAGTGAAGCACTTGTGGATCTTCATGAAAATTTTTTCCGATTCCATGACCACAAAATTCTCTTACTACGGAAAAACCTGCTTCTTCAGCATGTTTTTGTATGGCGTGCCCAACATCGCCTAATCTGGCATAATTTTTTACTTTCTGTATGCCTTTCCACATGCATTCATATGTTATTTCTGATAGTCTCAACGATTGTATTGATTGATCACCTACATAGTACATTCTGCTTGTATCACCATACCATCCGTCTTTTATGATAGTAACGTCTATATTCAAAGAGTCACCATTTTTTAAAATTCTATTGCCAGGAATTCCATGACATACTTGATGATTTACGGAAGTACATATTGATCCTGGGAAAGGCGAATGTCCTGGTGGAGCGTAACCGACAGTTGCTGATTTAACTTTCAGTTCATCTGTTAGATATTCAAGACATAATTTATCTAAATATCCTGTTGTAACTCCTGGTTTTACATAATTTGTTATGAAATCTAATATCTTTGCAGCATCCTGGCAAGCAGATCTCATTTTATTTAGATCATTTTTATTTTTAATAATACCCATTTTATATTTTTAAAAATTTTTCTTTTATAGAGAGTTAATATAATAATTTATGACAAATAATTATATGATGAAATTGATATTAAATCTCAATATTATTGATTGCAATAATTATTTTGCTTTACTTATAAATAATTGCTATTTTTATAAAATAAATTAACTATTATTTTAATTCTTAAAGCCATAATTAACTAGTTTGTGTATAATTGTCAGCTGTAAATATTAAATGAT
It encodes the following:
- the folC gene encoding bifunctional tetrahydrofolate synthase/dihydrofolate synthase: MNEKNSSLSDWLRYIESIHPISIDLNLDRVRIITSLIGIKIDGIVFTVGGTNGKGSTCSFLEKILLESGYTVGLYTSPHIVSFNERFKINGINVSDNDIIDSLDFIDKVRGNISLTYFEFTTLAAIYLFSIKKLEVLIFEVGMGGRLDAVNIIDSDCSIVTNIGLDHVEWLGESRELIGLEKSHIYRKNKPAICGDISPPISLLDYVDKIEADFILVDRDFKYSTNDNNTWSYCSKYYEFDKLPYPKMLGKYQLLNVSMALTAIGSVKDRLNISYENISNGILNSFLPCRFQIIRNNPTIILDVAHNAHAANSLVANLADNNGFSKTHVVIGMLKDKNILEVVKILDSYVDYWYCCSTFGARGLSSDLLFNIIKDNLESANVICCPNVIDAFNTALQNSDQNDRILVFGSFLTVSDIYQLYLR
- a CDS encoding CvpA family protein translates to MNLFDYILTGVLLVSCITGYFRGFVRELFSFFSYFISFLLTILFAPDVNYFIERYIDSQLISICLSYLVVFFSVLLACSFINILISFFVVKTGMSSIDRALGVVFGVLRGLLLILLFLLCCSMLSTEYWFMDSVLVKPAMDLVYKIREFLLSEI
- the purF gene encoding amidophosphoribosyltransferase produces the protein MCGIVGVVGRSQVNQLLYDSLLLLQHRGQDAAGIATSDNRQFYLHKSHGLVRDVFRTHNMLSLPGNCGIGQVRYPTSGSNVNEQEAQPFYVNAPFGIMFAHNGNLTNWQELRESLFRVDLRHINTNSDSEVLLNVFANELQSAVHGVVLDENSIFQAISGVHRRVRGAYAVVSIISGYGLVAFRDVNGIRPLCIGRQETNKGTEWMVASESVALEGNGFTFVRDIDPGEAIFIDLDGNLFSKQCAENHKLSPCIFEYIYFSRPDSFMDRVPVYDARLKMGEYLAKKLTKYVNSGDIDVVIPIPDSSRPAAMQLAHSLNLDYREGLIKNRYVGRTFIMPGQAMRRKSVRQKLNTISMEFKNKNVLLVDDSIVRGTTSKEIVEMARSSGANKVYFASAAAQIKYQNVYGIDMPTQNELIAANRTDEEIAKFIGADALIYQDIEDMKKSITDINNSLTNFDASCFDGKYITGDIDSNYLANLSNSRVS
- a CDS encoding disulfide bond formation protein B yields the protein MQKTYRNKLFILVSILCFTSIFAALISQHVFDMKPCSWCIVQRFIFFIIGIVSFLGYYVRSDILSRIIAIIISALSVFGVWAAYMQKVSYSESLSCMTTPADTLINSTGFDSSIPWLFSVYSSCADDPVFLFGVEYFVWSLSLFVILAVIAISAAIRNTN
- a CDS encoding MarC family protein, which produces MLLSEFLSPLTKSFLFTFGTLLPFLNPPAIAPIFLSMTENASPDTRLMLAKKVASNVAIMLVATLLIGNAILALFGISLPIVRLGGGTLIIFSAWNLITSSDEGKSIVDEKQELMSLEQANSRAFYPLTFPVAFGPGAISGAIAVGIYLIESTNSINTITMKLSGSVLAILLLSSILYICMKFSAQMLNKLGRSGTTVFMKLSSFIMLCLGVQICWAGVNELVRTFL
- the map gene encoding type I methionyl aminopeptidase, whose amino-acid sequence is MGIIKNKNDLNKMRSACQDAAKILDFITNYVKPGVTTGYLDKLCLEYLTDELKVKSATVGYAPPGHSPFPGSICTSVNHQVCHGIPGNRILKNGDSLNIDVTIIKDGWYGDTSRMYYVGDQSIQSLRLSEITYECMWKGIQKVKNYARLGDVGHAIQKHAEEAGFSVVREFCGHGIGKNFHEDPQVLHYGKPNTGELLKTGMLITIEPMINAGKKGIKQLSDGWTIVTSDHSLSAQWEHTICVTDTGYEVLTLSSGTPKPPSFIDNRDIF